A single Vibrio sp. YMD68 DNA region contains:
- a CDS encoding efflux RND transporter permease subunit, with protein MSDLKQAIPDQTNEEEKGIAVYFIKNKVISWMISLIFLIGGVSAFFGLGRLEDPAFTIKDAMVVTQYAGATPQQVEEEVTYPLEKAIQQLTYVDEVNSISSRGLSQITVTMKNNYGPDDLPQIWDELRRKVNDLQGSLPPGVGAPKVIDDFGDVYGILLAVTGDGYGYKELLDYVDYLRRELELVDGVSKISVSGQQQEQVFIEISMTRMSSLGLAPATVFNLLSTQNLVSDAGAIRIGDEYIRIHPTGEFENVEQLGDLIINENGASGLIYLRDVAKITRGYQEVPSNIINYNGDVALNIGVSFATGVNVVEVGERFDRRLAELKYQQPVGVQIAEIYSQPKEVDKSVSGFVVSLGQAVAIVIIVLLFFMGLRSGLLIGLILLLTVFGTFIFMQYFKIDLQRISLGALVIALGMLVDNAIVVVEGILIGTQKGRTRTQAATDIVTQTKWPLLGATIIAVTAFAPIGLSEDATGEYCGTLFTVLLISLMLSWFTAISLTPFFADMFFKGQKLPEGDENSDPYNGVVFVAYKNFLEFCMNRAWLTVIVLVVGLGVSLYGFTMVKQSFFPSSTTPMFQADIWLPEGTDIRATNTKLKVLESWLSEQDHVEHVTTTAGKGLQRFMLTYAPEKSYAGYGEITTRVDDYEALHNLMEAFRQYVESDFPEISYKLKQIELGPGGGAKIEARIVGSDPTILRGLAAQVSEIMSADPNATNVRHDWRERTKVLEPQFNESQARRYGITKSDVDDFLSMSFSGKSVGVYRDGTTLMPIVTRLPEDERVDIRNIEGMKMWSPVLSEYIPLQQITLGYELRWEDPIIVRKNRKRVLTVMADPDILGEETASTLQKRLMPQIEAIDMPPGYFLEWGGEYESSRDAQESLFTTMPLGYLFMFLITVFLFNSVKEPLIVWLTVPLAIIGVTTGLLALNTPFGFMALLGFLSLSGMLLKNGIVLLDQIEIEMRTGKEPYVAVVDAALSRVRPVCMAAVTTILGMVPLLPDIFFKPMAVTIMFGLGFATVLTLIVVPVLYRLFHGLKIPNKI; from the coding sequence ATGAGTGATTTGAAGCAAGCGATACCCGACCAAACGAATGAAGAAGAAAAAGGAATCGCGGTTTATTTTATCAAGAATAAAGTCATCAGCTGGATGATTTCACTGATCTTTTTGATTGGAGGCGTGTCTGCCTTTTTTGGGTTAGGTCGTCTTGAAGATCCTGCCTTTACGATCAAAGACGCTATGGTCGTGACTCAGTATGCAGGTGCGACTCCTCAGCAAGTCGAAGAAGAGGTGACTTATCCTTTAGAGAAAGCCATTCAACAGCTTACTTATGTGGATGAAGTTAATTCGATTTCCAGCCGAGGGTTGTCACAAATAACGGTGACGATGAAGAACAATTATGGCCCAGATGACTTGCCGCAGATCTGGGATGAGTTGCGTCGAAAGGTCAATGATCTGCAAGGGTCATTACCACCAGGGGTGGGCGCTCCTAAAGTCATCGATGACTTTGGTGACGTTTACGGTATTTTGCTCGCGGTGACAGGGGATGGGTACGGTTATAAAGAGCTGCTGGATTATGTAGATTACCTAAGACGAGAGCTAGAGTTAGTTGATGGCGTGAGCAAAATCTCCGTCTCTGGGCAACAGCAAGAGCAGGTATTCATTGAAATATCGATGACTCGAATGAGTAGCCTTGGCTTGGCGCCGGCAACGGTATTCAACTTACTTTCAACACAGAACCTAGTGTCGGATGCAGGTGCTATAAGAATCGGCGATGAATACATTCGAATTCATCCTACGGGCGAGTTCGAAAATGTTGAGCAACTTGGTGATTTAATCATTAATGAAAATGGCGCTTCAGGGCTTATTTATTTACGTGATGTTGCCAAAATCACCCGTGGTTACCAGGAAGTACCGAGTAATATTATTAACTATAACGGCGATGTCGCGCTTAATATTGGTGTTTCTTTTGCAACCGGTGTTAACGTGGTTGAAGTCGGTGAACGGTTTGATCGGCGCTTAGCCGAGTTAAAGTACCAGCAGCCTGTTGGCGTGCAGATAGCAGAGATATACAGTCAACCCAAGGAAGTGGACAAATCGGTAAGTGGGTTTGTTGTCAGTCTTGGCCAAGCGGTTGCGATCGTCATCATCGTGCTGTTGTTTTTTATGGGCTTAAGGTCCGGGTTATTGATTGGTCTGATTCTCTTACTGACCGTCTTCGGCACCTTTATATTCATGCAGTATTTCAAGATCGATTTGCAACGTATCTCATTGGGTGCGTTGGTGATTGCGCTAGGGATGCTGGTGGACAATGCCATTGTGGTGGTTGAAGGAATACTCATCGGCACCCAAAAAGGACGAACCCGCACCCAAGCCGCCACTGATATTGTTACACAGACGAAATGGCCACTACTCGGTGCTACTATTATCGCGGTGACGGCATTCGCGCCGATTGGGCTTTCTGAAGATGCCACTGGCGAATATTGTGGCACCCTGTTCACGGTGTTGCTGATCTCGTTGATGCTCAGTTGGTTTACCGCTATTTCACTGACGCCGTTTTTTGCTGATATGTTTTTCAAAGGGCAAAAGCTTCCAGAGGGCGATGAGAACAGTGATCCATACAATGGGGTTGTGTTTGTTGCCTACAAAAACTTCCTAGAGTTTTGTATGAATCGCGCTTGGTTAACTGTGATTGTATTGGTTGTGGGGTTAGGTGTTAGCCTTTATGGTTTCACCATGGTGAAGCAATCCTTCTTCCCTTCATCAACGACTCCGATGTTTCAAGCTGACATTTGGTTACCTGAAGGTACGGATATCCGCGCCACCAATACCAAGCTCAAGGTTTTAGAGTCTTGGCTATCAGAGCAAGATCATGTTGAACATGTGACGACCACAGCGGGTAAAGGTTTACAGCGTTTCATGCTGACTTATGCACCAGAGAAAAGTTACGCAGGTTATGGAGAAATCACCACTCGTGTTGATGATTACGAAGCCTTGCACAATCTTATGGAAGCGTTCCGTCAGTATGTTGAGTCTGATTTCCCAGAAATCAGTTACAAGCTCAAGCAGATAGAACTCGGTCCTGGTGGTGGCGCGAAAATTGAAGCGCGAATAGTGGGGTCAGATCCGACTATTCTAAGAGGGCTGGCGGCGCAGGTTTCAGAGATTATGTCTGCCGACCCAAATGCAACCAATGTACGTCACGATTGGCGTGAGCGAACAAAAGTCTTAGAGCCTCAATTTAACGAAAGCCAGGCTCGACGTTACGGTATCACAAAATCGGATGTTGACGATTTCTTGTCCATGTCGTTTTCAGGTAAGTCTGTCGGGGTTTATCGAGATGGCACGACGCTAATGCCGATAGTGACCCGATTGCCGGAAGATGAACGGGTTGATATTCGTAATATTGAAGGCATGAAAATGTGGAGCCCTGTACTCAGTGAATACATTCCTTTACAGCAAATCACACTTGGGTATGAGCTACGTTGGGAAGACCCAATCATAGTGCGCAAAAACCGTAAGCGTGTCCTTACTGTGATGGCCGACCCAGACATTCTAGGTGAAGAGACGGCGTCTACGTTACAAAAAAGGTTAATGCCACAAATTGAAGCGATAGATATGCCGCCAGGGTATTTTCTAGAGTGGGGTGGGGAATATGAATCTTCTCGTGATGCGCAAGAGTCATTGTTTACCACGATGCCATTGGGCTACTTGTTTATGTTCCTTATCACGGTCTTCCTATTTAACTCAGTGAAAGAGCCGTTGATTGTTTGGCTTACTGTACCGTTAGCGATCATAGGGGTAACAACGGGCTTGCTCGCCTTGAATACCCCTTTTGGTTTTATGGCGCTGCTTGGGTTCTTGAGTCTGTCCGGTATGCTGTTGAAAAACGGGATTGTATTGCTTGATCAAATTGAAATAGAAATGCGCACAGGAAAAGAGCCTTACGTTGCTGTGGTAGACGCGGCCCTTAGCCGTGTGCGACCTGTTTGCATGGCAGCGGTCACGACGATCTTGGGTATGGTTCCATTGTTGCCTGATATCTTCTTTAAACCGATGGCCGTCACAATTATGTTTGGCTTAGGGTTTGCAACCGTATTGACGCTTATCGTAGTGCCTGTGCTGTATCGACTCTTTCATGGACTCAAAATACCGAACAAGATTTAA
- a CDS encoding efflux RND transporter periplasmic adaptor subunit has translation MMKQWKTVGLFAFSIVLVGCKDTVVKTEMAPLNVRVADLSISEVTESLYFPAVANAAERSHLSFRVSGEISQLSVKEGDRVKKGQLIARLDPTDYQLDVDNAQARFTVVNNQFNRSKPLVNKGLLAKSQFDEIAAQRQIALAELELAKLRLSFTQLKAPVDGVISRVNTDQFENVQVGQHIVNIHSVETVEILIQLPDRLYVNAPTRQVVESIQTVVRVPSGNEYEASVKEFTTEPDPATGTFTATLSMPMPESEYILDGMAVEVAAMGEGLGHSISVGASVPVEAIFNGDGDALERDNKYVWILQSDNTVTKQKVTLGKASQNSFKVLDGLDKTNVVVVAGLSKLREGMKVNVISEVAFNE, from the coding sequence ATGATGAAACAATGGAAAACAGTTGGCTTGTTCGCATTCAGTATCGTTTTGGTGGGATGTAAAGATACCGTTGTAAAGACTGAAATGGCTCCTCTTAACGTTAGGGTTGCTGATCTATCGATTTCTGAAGTGACAGAATCGCTTTACTTCCCCGCTGTGGCAAATGCGGCAGAGCGCTCTCATTTGAGCTTTCGAGTATCAGGCGAAATCAGCCAGTTAAGCGTAAAAGAAGGGGACCGAGTTAAGAAAGGGCAATTGATTGCTAGGCTAGATCCCACCGATTATCAGCTTGATGTCGACAACGCTCAGGCTCGATTTACCGTTGTGAATAATCAGTTTAATCGTTCCAAACCCCTCGTTAACAAAGGGCTTTTGGCTAAGTCACAATTTGATGAGATTGCGGCGCAAAGACAAATAGCCTTGGCCGAATTAGAGTTGGCGAAATTAAGACTGTCGTTCACCCAGCTTAAAGCCCCTGTTGATGGCGTTATTTCTCGAGTTAATACTGACCAATTTGAAAATGTTCAAGTTGGGCAGCACATTGTCAACATACACAGTGTTGAAACAGTAGAGATACTCATACAGTTACCAGATAGGCTTTACGTCAATGCGCCAACTCGCCAGGTTGTAGAGTCGATTCAAACGGTCGTCAGAGTGCCTAGTGGCAATGAATATGAGGCATCAGTAAAAGAATTTACCACCGAGCCGGATCCGGCAACAGGTACATTCACTGCCACATTGTCTATGCCGATGCCAGAAAGCGAATATATCCTCGACGGTATGGCTGTTGAAGTTGCCGCCATGGGTGAGGGCCTTGGGCATAGTATCAGCGTCGGGGCTTCTGTCCCTGTAGAAGCGATCTTTAATGGGGATGGGGATGCCTTAGAAAGAGACAATAAATACGTGTGGATTTTACAAAGTGACAATACGGTAACAAAACAAAAAGTCACATTAGGCAAAGCATCGCAAAACTCATTTAAAGTACTCGATGGGCTAGACAAAACTAACGTCGTCGTTGTTGCAGGACTTTCTAAATTGCGAGAGGGAATGAAAGTGAACGTGATTTCAGAGGTAGCATTTAATGAGTGA
- a CDS encoding efflux RND transporter periplasmic adaptor subunit gives MAKYIYLIVFSAILSGCGKDLPPVPEPESRPAKLFTVSVGNNQFERTFPATTEAGDKAILTFRVPGQLQSIDVTAGQNVKKGEQLAALNPDEYALLAKQAQANFMLADVQFERYKKLHIDKVVSEQDFDQAKANHNSARAILSQAKANLRYTTLIAPYDGTISLSPAQNFEFVSEKTGVMNIQTNQLLKVVFQLPDHLLNRFSQDLNPSVTMTFDAFPDTSYPLLFQEIDTEADRNTGAYKVTMVMERPKDVGILPGMAGRVRAIVDAGQSTRIPSSALFEEDGKTRVWRVTPSGLTEKATVEVNDKREVLSGLNDGDQIIVSGVGGIESGIKVREWVKERGL, from the coding sequence ATGGCAAAGTATATTTATCTCATTGTCTTTAGCGCAATCTTAAGTGGTTGTGGTAAAGATCTTCCTCCTGTACCTGAGCCGGAATCACGGCCTGCAAAATTATTCACAGTATCGGTTGGTAATAACCAGTTTGAACGCACTTTCCCCGCGACAACCGAAGCGGGTGATAAAGCGATATTGACTTTTAGGGTTCCTGGCCAACTGCAATCGATTGATGTAACTGCCGGGCAAAATGTCAAAAAAGGTGAGCAGTTAGCGGCTTTAAACCCAGATGAATACGCCTTACTGGCCAAGCAAGCCCAAGCCAATTTCATGTTGGCTGACGTGCAGTTTGAACGTTACAAAAAGTTGCATATTGATAAAGTAGTGTCAGAACAAGACTTTGACCAAGCCAAAGCGAATCACAATTCTGCGCGAGCTATCCTCTCTCAAGCGAAAGCAAATCTTAGATACACTACACTGATCGCGCCCTATGACGGCACCATTTCACTTTCCCCAGCTCAAAACTTTGAATTTGTGAGCGAGAAAACAGGGGTAATGAACATTCAAACGAACCAGTTGCTGAAAGTGGTGTTTCAGTTACCTGATCATCTGTTGAACCGTTTTTCGCAAGATCTTAACCCTAGTGTCACCATGACGTTTGATGCTTTCCCCGACACGAGTTATCCGCTTCTCTTTCAAGAAATAGACACAGAAGCAGACCGGAACACGGGGGCTTATAAAGTGACGATGGTGATGGAACGGCCAAAGGATGTCGGTATTCTTCCTGGAATGGCAGGCCGTGTCCGAGCCATCGTTGATGCGGGTCAATCTACCCGAATCCCATCATCTGCACTGTTTGAAGAAGATGGAAAAACACGAGTATGGCGTGTTACACCATCGGGTCTAACAGAGAAAGCAACGGTTGAAGTGAATGATAAGCGAGAAGTACTCTCTGGCTTAAATGATGGTGATCAAATCATCGTATCTGGCGTTGGTGGCATTGAAAGTGGCATCAAAGTCCGAGAGTGGGTTAAGGAGAGAGGGCTGTAA
- the pspC gene encoding envelope stress response membrane protein PspC — MTKRELYRDVQNSKLTGVCAGLANYFSVEVWLIRILVISAALLGAGFLVLLAYVAMTLMIEKQPVNYSQDIKTQQEHKLKSKPWQQGKSASELLKTLESDFDTLGGKLGKMEAYVTSDAFKVNREFKNL, encoded by the coding sequence ATGACTAAACGCGAACTCTACAGAGATGTTCAAAATAGTAAACTGACCGGCGTTTGTGCTGGTTTAGCGAACTACTTCAGTGTCGAGGTTTGGTTGATTCGAATCCTAGTCATATCTGCGGCATTACTTGGTGCTGGATTTCTGGTTCTCCTGGCTTATGTCGCGATGACACTGATGATTGAGAAACAGCCGGTGAATTATTCTCAAGACATCAAAACTCAACAAGAGCACAAGCTAAAAAGTAAGCCTTGGCAACAAGGCAAGAGTGCCAGTGAACTGCTAAAAACGTTAGAAAGTGATTTTGATACACTGGGAGGGAAATTAGGAAAAATGGAGGCCTACGTCACCTCTGATGCGTTTAAAGTCAACCGCGAGTTTAAAAATCTTTAA
- the pspB gene encoding envelope stress response membrane protein PspB, translated as MSSFLIAGPLMVFLIFVAPLWLFLHYRAKRHSGNGLSKEDNQRIHHLSEQAEKLQSRVVTLERILDAESPNWRSSYD; from the coding sequence ATGTCATCGTTTTTGATCGCTGGGCCATTGATGGTTTTTTTAATCTTTGTGGCTCCCTTATGGTTATTTTTACATTATCGAGCAAAACGTCATTCCGGTAATGGGTTATCCAAAGAAGATAACCAACGGATCCACCATTTGTCAGAGCAAGCAGAAAAGCTGCAATCTAGAGTGGTGACGTTAGAGAGAATTCTAGATGCTGAGTCCCCCAATTGGAGATCATCTTATGACTAA
- the pspA gene encoding phage shock protein PspA, protein MGVFSRFADIVNSNISSLLDKAEDPEKMIRLIIQEMEDTLVEVRTNSAKALADKKDLSRKIESMEDQIEGWQQKATLAITKQREELARAALIEKQKLIEILKGLQAENVLVEDTIEKLSGEVSKLESKIIETRAKQQTLAIRNQTATSRRDVQKHLHTSRTHEAMAKFEQYSRKVDELEAEADVYAKSGNAKSLDQEFAELQAQDEIEQELAKLKQQMKDKG, encoded by the coding sequence ATGGGTGTTTTTTCTCGTTTTGCAGATATCGTAAACTCAAATATTAGTTCTCTACTTGATAAGGCAGAGGATCCAGAAAAGATGATTCGACTTATCATACAGGAAATGGAAGATACACTGGTTGAAGTAAGAACCAACTCCGCGAAAGCGTTGGCCGATAAAAAAGATCTGAGCCGTAAAATTGAATCAATGGAAGACCAGATTGAAGGTTGGCAGCAAAAAGCAACACTCGCCATTACCAAGCAGCGCGAAGAGTTAGCGAGAGCGGCATTGATCGAGAAGCAAAAACTCATCGAGATCCTCAAAGGGCTGCAAGCTGAAAACGTATTGGTGGAAGATACGATTGAAAAGCTTAGCGGTGAGGTAAGTAAATTAGAGAGCAAGATCATTGAAACGCGAGCTAAGCAACAAACACTGGCGATTCGAAACCAAACAGCAACCAGCCGACGTGATGTCCAAAAGCATCTTCATACTAGTCGTACTCATGAAGCTATGGCGAAGTTTGAGCAGTATTCACGTAAAGTGGATGAACTGGAAGCGGAAGCGGATGTGTATGCCAAGAGTGGTAATGCAAAATCCTTAGATCAGGAATTTGCCGAGCTCCAAGCGCAAGATGAAATTGAACAAGAGCTGGCGAAATTAAAGCAGCAAATGAAAGATAAAGGATAG
- the pspF gene encoding phage shock protein operon transcriptional activator: protein MRQNLIGESPAFLSVLDKVSRLAPIERPVLIIGERGTGKELIAQRLHYLSRRWENSLVSLNCATLSDGLIDSELFGHESGAFTGAKGRHQGRFERAEGGTLFLDELATAPLAVQEKLLRVIEYGQYERVGGQKTLNANVRLVCATNANLPQLAQKNLFRADLLDRLAFDVIHLPPLRERPEDIPLLAEHYAIKMCQELDLEFFPGFSHSAMRELLEYTWPGNIRELKNVIERAIYQHNRIDEPIDTLVFDPFGGAWGNTTVNHEDNDSKMGEQPDSALLNPQNNGFVSPYSDDKSLEPSKLNPLALPIDYKAWQEEQDIALLNLALNEAQFNQRKAAELLGLSYHQLRGMVRKYDLIAQNGQ, encoded by the coding sequence ATGCGCCAAAACTTGATCGGTGAATCCCCAGCCTTTCTCTCAGTATTAGATAAAGTCTCTCGTTTGGCGCCTATTGAACGGCCCGTCCTCATTATTGGCGAGCGTGGTACGGGGAAAGAACTGATCGCTCAGCGGCTTCATTACCTATCCAGACGGTGGGAAAATAGCCTTGTTTCACTTAACTGCGCCACTTTGAGTGATGGCTTAATTGATTCGGAACTGTTTGGTCATGAATCTGGCGCGTTTACCGGGGCTAAAGGTCGTCACCAAGGTCGGTTTGAACGTGCAGAAGGCGGAACTCTGTTTTTAGATGAGCTCGCCACCGCGCCTTTAGCCGTGCAAGAAAAGCTGCTCAGGGTGATCGAATATGGGCAATATGAGCGAGTCGGTGGTCAAAAAACACTGAATGCCAATGTTCGTTTGGTCTGCGCGACGAATGCAAACTTGCCTCAGCTCGCACAGAAGAATCTCTTTCGGGCCGATCTTCTCGACAGGCTCGCATTTGATGTTATTCACTTGCCGCCATTGAGAGAACGCCCTGAAGATATTCCACTGCTTGCTGAGCACTACGCGATAAAGATGTGTCAAGAATTGGATCTGGAATTTTTTCCTGGCTTTTCTCACAGCGCCATGCGAGAACTTCTTGAATACACTTGGCCGGGTAACATCAGAGAGCTCAAAAATGTCATTGAGCGTGCTATCTACCAGCACAATCGCATCGATGAGCCCATTGATACTCTAGTGTTTGACCCCTTTGGTGGCGCTTGGGGCAACACAACAGTGAACCACGAGGATAACGATAGTAAAATGGGCGAGCAGCCAGATTCCGCTCTTTTGAACCCTCAAAATAATGGTTTTGTATCGCCATACTCAGACGATAAATCACTAGAACCGAGTAAACTCAACCCGTTAGCGTTGCCAATTGACTATAAAGCGTGGCAAGAAGAACAAGATATTGCATTGCTGAATCTGGCACTCAATGAGGCGCAGTTTAACCAACGAAAAGCCGCTGAGCTTTTAGGCTTGAGCTATCATCAATTAAGAGGCATGGTCAGAAAATACGACTTGATTGCGCAAAACGGCCAATAA
- a CDS encoding ABC transporter substrate-binding protein, which yields MKAFSKLTFGFFGLLFLVGCGEDIDHDKIRQSGFIFCGQGGLQTFNPQLVDSGITSEALSPQLFDTLVVLDPETHQPIPSVATQWTVNKSRTEYIFDLKEDVPFHTTEWFTPTRNLNAEDVVFSFRRIIDSSHSYHYVGNGQYPWFTGIDFQNLLIDVQALTAHQVKFTLSRPDNTFLSNIATSHAVIHSLEYATQLEKNDRKRQIDTLPVGSGPFYLDEYLVNDFVRLRKHNTYWNGPAKLQQVVFDISHRGTGTFAKLLRNECDVLNAPLSSQIPIIEQQESLVLTARPAINVAYIAVNTIHPELTDVRVRKALSFAINRQNILDSVYYGTGSLAYTLLPPTSWAYQKDQVQIRYDRNYAIALLREAGYDSGLELTMSIPLESKAYNPSPRKTAELIQANFADVGITLHLITEDRLSRSDANNRDNIDLFLTGWLGATGDPDNFFRPLLSCDSERAGLNISMWCNSDFDFLLDLALEVDKPRYRTNLYYQAQNILNDEFPVIPLAHGRQFQVYHHSLKGIEFNPFNLPPFNLVERSQ from the coding sequence ATGAAAGCGTTCTCAAAACTGACATTTGGATTCTTTGGCCTACTGTTTTTGGTCGGCTGTGGTGAAGATATCGATCACGATAAAATCCGACAAAGTGGCTTTATTTTTTGTGGGCAAGGCGGCTTACAAACGTTCAATCCACAACTTGTCGATAGCGGTATTACGTCTGAAGCACTTAGCCCGCAACTCTTCGATACTTTAGTTGTACTCGATCCAGAAACGCATCAACCCATCCCGAGTGTTGCGACTCAATGGACGGTGAATAAGTCTCGTACCGAATATATTTTCGATCTTAAAGAAGATGTTCCGTTCCATACGACTGAATGGTTTACGCCAACGCGCAACCTTAACGCTGAAGATGTTGTATTTAGTTTTCGACGTATTATAGATTCGAGTCATTCTTATCATTACGTGGGTAATGGCCAGTACCCTTGGTTTACCGGCATTGATTTTCAAAATCTGCTGATCGATGTACAGGCTTTAACAGCCCATCAAGTCAAGTTCACGCTCAGTCGCCCTGATAACACATTTTTGTCTAACATCGCGACAAGCCATGCTGTTATTCACTCTTTGGAATACGCCACTCAGCTTGAGAAAAACGACCGTAAGCGACAGATCGATACTTTACCCGTGGGGTCTGGGCCATTTTATCTAGATGAATATCTGGTCAATGACTTCGTCCGTCTTCGTAAACATAATACCTACTGGAATGGTCCAGCGAAACTTCAGCAAGTGGTGTTTGATATTTCTCACCGTGGGACAGGGACCTTCGCGAAGCTTCTTCGAAATGAGTGCGATGTCCTGAACGCACCTCTTTCAAGCCAAATTCCTATTATTGAGCAGCAAGAGTCACTGGTGTTAACCGCAAGACCGGCCATCAATGTTGCGTATATAGCGGTCAATACCATTCACCCAGAGTTAACCGATGTCAGAGTCCGTAAGGCACTCAGTTTTGCCATCAACCGCCAAAATATCCTCGATTCGGTTTATTACGGTACCGGTAGCTTAGCCTATACACTTCTACCACCAACATCCTGGGCGTATCAGAAAGACCAAGTACAAATCCGATACGACCGGAATTATGCGATAGCTCTCTTGCGAGAAGCCGGTTATGACTCGGGTTTAGAATTAACCATGTCCATCCCTTTAGAAAGCAAAGCGTACAACCCTAGCCCTCGTAAAACTGCCGAGCTGATCCAAGCTAATTTTGCTGATGTAGGTATCACACTGCATCTTATTACTGAAGATAGATTGAGTCGGAGCGACGCAAACAACAGGGATAATATCGACTTATTTTTAACCGGTTGGCTTGGTGCGACTGGGGACCCAGACAATTTCTTTAGGCCTCTACTCTCCTGTGATTCTGAAAGAGCGGGGCTTAATATCTCCATGTGGTGTAACTCAGATTTTGATTTCTTACTCGATTTGGCGCTGGAAGTCGACAAACCTCGTTACCGCACCAATTTATATTATCAGGCTCAGAATATTTTGAATGATGAATTTCCAGTCATTCCACTTGCCCATGGCAGACAATTTCAGGTTTACCACCATTCTCTAAAAGGGATAGAATTCAATCCCTTTAATTTGCCCCCATTTAACTTAGTTGAACGGAGTCAGTAA